In Halothermothrix orenii H 168, the sequence ACAGTTTAATATGGAAGATATTATCGTAAATTCCCATAACTATAGTAAAATGGTGGATACAATAAACAGGTTAATGGATATGAATTTTGAGGAAAGGGTCAAAGAAAAGATAAAGGCTACTGAAAGGATTGCCCGGAAAGAGATATTTAACTTCAAAAAACTGGTCCTCAAAGATTAATTAATAAAACAGGATATAAAAAGGTCCTATTCCAGGCGAATAGGACCTTTTTTCAGGTTTCTTTCTTCTTTTTAACGAGTTTGATACGGAAAAAGTCTTCCCTTTCTTTCTCTTCAAGGGTATCTTCAATAAATTTAACAGTATTTTCATACCTGGGGATAAGGATATTATCAAGGGCATTGGCCCTCTTCTGGGTCTGCTTTATGGCAGTTGCCAGGCGGTAAACCGAGGTCTCTATTTCGGCCAACCTGGTAATAAGGGAAACAACCCTTGTAAAGTTTTTAAAGGCCCGGTCCAGGGCCAGATTGGTCCTGAAAAAACTGTACCTGGGTTCAATCTTCTCTGAGACCGGCTCTACTTCAGGGATCTCAACCCCCATAACACTGTAGCACTTTATTTTAACATCATCAATAAAATCAATACCGGTAGCAATCTCTTCAACTGTACCTATCCCCATGGTAATATCAACCACCTGGAGAGCCTGATAAGCCTCATAGAAATATTCATTTATCTCAGACTGAATCTTTTTAGCCTCATCGATTTTGGCCATCATTTCCCTGATTAAAACATTTCTCTTTTGATCCAGGAGCTCATAACCCTCTTTAGCCAGTTCAAGGGAGTTTTTGGCCTGAATAAGATTACTTTTGGTCGGGGATATATTAAGCCTATCCATTGTCATTGACACTCCCCCGGTAGTATTTTTCCAGTTCTTCACCCGAAATCCTGTCAAGCTCGGTCGGGGGCAGTTCACTCAACACCTCCCAGGCCAGATCAAGGGTCTGTTCAATGGTCCTGTTTTCTTCCCGGCCCTGACTTAAAAAGCGTTTTTCAAAAACACGCCCAAATTTAAGATAAGTCTGATCCAGGCTTGAGAGTTCATCCTCACCAATTACCGAAGCCAGTGATTTAACCTCCTGAACCCGCGAATAGGCTGCATAAAGCTGACTGGACACATTAGGGTGATCCTCTCTGGTAAAGCCTTCCCCGATTCCATCCTTCATTAACCGGGACAGGGAAGGTAAAATGTTTATCGGAGGATAAACACCCCTCTGATAGAGGTCCCGTTTCAGGACAATCTGTCCTTCCGTAATATAACCGGTTAAATCCGGTACCGGATGGGTAATATCATCATTGGGCATGGTTAAGATGGGTAGCTGGGTTATAGAACCCCTCTCCCCTTTTATCATCCCGGCCCTTTCATATAAACTGGCCAGGTCACTGTATAAATATCCGGGATAGCCCTTACGGCTTGGAACCTCTTCACGTCTTGAGGAAAGTTCCCTCAGAGCCTCACAGTAGTTGGTCATATCGGTCATAATAACGAGGATATGCATCCCTTCTTCAAAGGCCAGGTATTCTGCCGCTGTTAACCCGATCCTGGGGGCGATAATCCTCTCTACAGCCGGATCATCGGCCAGATTTAGAAAGACCACTACATTCTGCAGGACACCACTTTTCTCAAAGCTATTGATAAAGAAATTGGCATCATCATGTTTTATGCCCATGGCCACAAAAACTACAGCAAAGTCTTCATTATCATCCCCCAGCCTGGCCTGTCGGGCAATCTGGGCTGCAAGCTGGTTATGGGGAAGACCATTACCCGAAAAAATGGGGAGTTTCTGCCCCCTGATGAGGGTTATCAGGCCATCAATGGCCGACACCCCTGTTTGAATATAATTACGGGGATATTGACGGGAATAGGGATTTATGGCATTTCCATTAATATTATATTTTTTATTTGAATAAACCTCTCCCCCACCATCAATGGGCTCTCCAACACCGTTAAAGACCCGTCCCAGTATATCCCGGGACAGGGCTATTTCCATGGGGTGCCTTAGAAACTTAACCCGGGTAGTCTCAGTAGCCAGACCACTGGTCCCTTCAAAGACCTGGATTACAGCCCGGTTTTTACTGACCTGTAAGACCCGGCCCCTCCTTTTGTGTTTATCCGGTGTTATTACTTCAACCATTTCGTCAAACCCTACATCGGTAACACCATCAACTACCACCAGAGGTCCATTTATTGATGCTACTCCACGGTACTCTTTTGTTAACATGGCTATCAACCTCACTACTCCTGATAATTTTCCCATAGTCTGTTGTAATATTCTTCAATCCTGGCCATTAAATCCTTGAATTTATCTAAATCACCATTGGGAATATTCTCTTTCATTTTTATAACTTCACTGAATAGTTCATTATTCTTAACCCGGCTTATCGGAATATTGTTTTTAATTAAAGGTCTGGCCTTTTCATATAGGAACATAATAATTTTTAACATCCAGTACTGCTTTTCCGGAGTGGCGAACCGGTCTACTTTACTGAAGGCATTCTGCTGGAGAAAACCAATCTTAATCAATCTGGCAACCTCAAGAATAAGGCGCTGGTTATCGGGCAGGACATCTTCACCAACCAGTTTGACAATCTCCTGGAGCCGGTCTTCTTCCTTCAAAAGCTCCATGGCCATATTCCTTAATTTAATCCAGTCCTCGTTTATATTTTCCTTCAACCAGCCTGAAAGATCCTCCAGGTATTCACTATAGCTTTCCAGCCAGTTAACAGCCGGGAAATGCCGGGCACTGGCCAGACTCTTATCCAGAGCCCAGAAACAGCGAACATAACGTTTGGTATTCTGGGTAACCGGTTCTGAAAAATCACCACCAGGTGGAGAAACAGCCCCGATCAGTGAGATAGAACCCTCCCTGTCCTGCCCCAGGGTTTTTACGTAACCGGCCCTTTCATAAAACTCGGCTAACCGGCTTGGAAGATAGGCTGGAAAACCTTCTTCAGCAGGCATTTCTTCCAGACGTCCGGATATTTCCCTTAAAGCTTCGGCCCAGCGTGATGTCGAATCTGCCATCAGGGCCACATTATAGCCCATATCCCGGTAGAACTCGGCTATAGTAATGCCGGTATAAATACTGGCCTCCCTTGCCGCAACCGGCATATTGGAAGTGTTGGCAATTAAAACCGTTCTCTCCATCATCGATTTCCCGGTTGAAGGGTCTTCCAGTTTGGGGAACTCCTCCAGAACATCCGTCATCTCATTACCGCGTTCCCCACACCCCACATAAACAATTATATCGGCACTGGACCATTTGGCCAGCTGGTGCTGGGTCATGGTTTTTCCGGCCCCGAATCCTCCGGGGATAGCAGCTGTTCCCCCCATCCCCAGGGGGAAGAAGGTATCAAATACCCTCTGACCGGTAAGGAGGGGTTTTTTGATCGGTAAGCGCTCTCCACAGGGCCTTGGCCGCCTGACCGGCCATTTCTGATGGAGTCGAATCTGGTGGTTATTCCCCTTATCATCTTTTACAGTTACAATTTCCTGATCCACAGTATATTTACCATTGGGAACAACCTCAACCACCTCTCCTGACAGATGAGGGGGAACCATAACCCGGTGAGTAACAATACTGGTTTCCGGTACTTCAGCAACTACCTGGCCAGGTTTAACCCTGTCACCAAGTTTTACCTTAACAGATACTGTCCATTCCCGGTCCCGATCCAGGGGGTTAACCTCAATCCCTCTTTTTATAAAGGAACCTGTTTTTTCGGCAATAACCGGTAAAGGCCTTTGAATACCATCAAATATATTTCCGATTATCCCCGGTCCCAGTTCCACCGATAACGGGCTGCCTGTAGAAAAAACCGGCTCACCCGGTTGCATCTCTGTTGTCTCTTCATAAACCTGAATTGTGGCCAGGTCACCCTCAAGTTCAATTATCTCTCCAATGAGCCTTTCTTTTCCGACATAAACAAGCTCATTCATGATAAAACCATTCATCTTATCGGCCTTTACTACAGGCCCATTGACAAATACTATTTCACCCTTTTTATCCACTATATCATCACCTGCCTTCAATCATAATACCTTGGAATGTAATTCTACGGCAATGTCTTCTTTAACTTCCTCAAGACAAGTCTCAAAAGTATTTTCAACTATTTCTTTTCCATCTCTATCCTCTACAATAACACCACCACTGATATTTAAAGGGTTATTGGCAACCTCTATCTCTATATTATCAATTTCATTCCGGAGTTCATCCTGAATTTCATTAAAGATCTTTAAATCATGGGAATTAAGTTTTATAATAACATGACTCGATTCCATTACATTTAAAGAGTCTTTAACAAGCCGTTTTAAAAAATCCCTGTAACCGGTGTCATTACGGTATTCATGGAGTTTTTCTTCCAGTTCTTTAAGTATCTGGTGTAAATACTCATCCATCTTCTGTCTTTTTTCCGTTTTCTTTTTAAGGACGGCCCGGGACACAATCTGTTCCTTTTTCATTCTGGCTTCCT encodes:
- a CDS encoding V-type ATP synthase subunit D: MTMDRLNISPTKSNLIQAKNSLELAKEGYELLDQKRNVLIREMMAKIDEAKKIQSEINEYFYEAYQALQVVDITMGIGTVEEIATGIDFIDDVKIKCYSVMGVEIPEVEPVSEKIEPRYSFFRTNLALDRAFKNFTRVVSLITRLAEIETSVYRLATAIKQTQKRANALDNILIPRYENTVKFIEDTLEEKEREDFFRIKLVKKKKET
- a CDS encoding V-type ATP synthase subunit B — protein: MLTKEYRGVASINGPLVVVDGVTDVGFDEMVEVITPDKHKRRGRVLQVSKNRAVIQVFEGTSGLATETTRVKFLRHPMEIALSRDILGRVFNGVGEPIDGGGEVYSNKKYNINGNAINPYSRQYPRNYIQTGVSAIDGLITLIRGQKLPIFSGNGLPHNQLAAQIARQARLGDDNEDFAVVFVAMGIKHDDANFFINSFEKSGVLQNVVVFLNLADDPAVERIIAPRIGLTAAEYLAFEEGMHILVIMTDMTNYCEALRELSSRREEVPSRKGYPGYLYSDLASLYERAGMIKGERGSITQLPILTMPNDDITHPVPDLTGYITEGQIVLKRDLYQRGVYPPINILPSLSRLMKDGIGEGFTREDHPNVSSQLYAAYSRVQEVKSLASVIGEDELSSLDQTYLKFGRVFEKRFLSQGREENRTIEQTLDLAWEVLSELPPTELDRISGEELEKYYRGSVNDNG
- a CDS encoding V-type ATP synthase subunit A; this translates as MDKKGEIVFVNGPVVKADKMNGFIMNELVYVGKERLIGEIIELEGDLATIQVYEETTEMQPGEPVFSTGSPLSVELGPGIIGNIFDGIQRPLPVIAEKTGSFIKRGIEVNPLDRDREWTVSVKVKLGDRVKPGQVVAEVPETSIVTHRVMVPPHLSGEVVEVVPNGKYTVDQEIVTVKDDKGNNHQIRLHQKWPVRRPRPCGERLPIKKPLLTGQRVFDTFFPLGMGGTAAIPGGFGAGKTMTQHQLAKWSSADIIVYVGCGERGNEMTDVLEEFPKLEDPSTGKSMMERTVLIANTSNMPVAAREASIYTGITIAEFYRDMGYNVALMADSTSRWAEALREISGRLEEMPAEEGFPAYLPSRLAEFYERAGYVKTLGQDREGSISLIGAVSPPGGDFSEPVTQNTKRYVRCFWALDKSLASARHFPAVNWLESYSEYLEDLSGWLKENINEDWIKLRNMAMELLKEEDRLQEIVKLVGEDVLPDNQRLILEVARLIKIGFLQQNAFSKVDRFATPEKQYWMLKIIMFLYEKARPLIKNNIPISRVKNNELFSEVIKMKENIPNGDLDKFKDLMARIEEYYNRLWENYQE
- a CDS encoding V-type ATP synthase subunit E; its protein translation is MDVSKKISVIKKEIINEALDKKEQIISREKDKWEKEYEDFKQKLDNKEKEIIELYRQEARMKKEQIVSRAVLKKKTEKRQKMDEYLHQILKELEEKLHEYRNDTGYRDFLKRLVKDSLNVMESSHVIIKLNSHDLKIFNEIQDELRNEIDNIEIEVANNPLNISGGVIVEDRDGKEIVENTFETCLEEVKEDIAVELHSKVL